In one window of Cryptococcus neoformans var. neoformans B-3501A chromosome 11, whole genome shotgun sequence DNA:
- a CDS encoding hypothetical protein (HMMPfam hit to Autophagy_C, Autophagocytosis associated protein, C-terminal domain, score: 149.5, E(): 7.4e-42; HMMPfam hit to Autophagy_N, Autophagocytosis associated protein, N-terminal domain, score: 151.0, E(): 2.5e-42) has translation MNNPLLAIQSQYWAVRDYLSPVLRESKFKEHGRITPEEFVAAGDFLTFKFPVWQWEKGESSRARDFLPPDKQYLVTRNVPCLRRATAVDYTNADEDAEKLLSFLDDAEEAPGPDDDWVATHINRSPPHRPTDMDEIPDIPDSPTTAPTREMAGLNVSSGGKLEEDEIPDIDDIPDMDEEGLEDLEDDAAVRIVHPSEAEVNSTAGKNLLQVRTYDCIISYDKHYQTPRFWLFGYDEHKNPLTPAQVFQDVPADHAFKTMTMESFPHSGAQLASVHPCKHASVMKKFIDRMEAAQGPAPTAEPETISSTSGTSGSAGGKEEKEKKKKWGLGSMVRKVTGGSVPKVEKDKDEVVTGVPVDFYLVIFLKFIASIVPTIEVDSTTSTAL, from the exons ATGAACAACCCACTTTTAGCTATCCAA AGTCAGTACTGGGCTGTAAGAGACTACCTCTCTCCG GTCCTTAGAGAGAGTAAATTCAAGGAGCACGGTAGGATCACTCCAG AGGAATTTGTTGCTGCCGGTGACTTCTTGACTTTCAAGTTTCCGGTTTGGCAGTG ggagaagggagaatCATCCAGGGCAAGAGACTTTTTGCCCCCCGATAAGCAATACTTGGTCACCCGTAACG TCCCCTGTCTGCGACGAGCAACGGCTGTAGACTATACAAATGCCGACGAGGATGCTGAGAAGCTACTTAGCTTCCTGGACGAT GCGGAGGAAGCTCCAGGTCCTGATGATGACTGGGTAGCAACCCATATCAACCGTTCCCCACCCCATCGCCCTACAGATATGGACGAAATTCCTGATATTCCCGACTCTCCCACTACCGCACCCACTCGCGAGATGGCCGGGCTTAATGTTTCTTCTGGTGGcaagttggaggaggacgagattCCTGATATCGATGATATCCCCGacatggatgaagaagggttggaggatttggaagatgatgcagCAGTCAGGATTGTGCATCCCAGCGAGGCTGAGGTCAATTCGACGGCGGGGAAGAACCTCCTTCAAGTGAGGACATATGACTGTATCATCAGCTATGATAAGCATTATCAAACTCCGCGATTCTGGTTGTTTGGTTATGACGAG CACAAAAACCCTCTCACCCCTGCTCAAGTATTCCAGGACGTTCCAGCCGACCATGCATTTAAGACGATGACAATGGAATCCTTCCCCCATTCTGGTGCACAGCTTGCGAGCGTACACCCTTGCAAACACGCATCCGTCATGAAAAAGTTTATCGACCGTATGGAAGCTGCCCAGGGTCCAGCGCCTACTGCTGAACCCGAAACGATTTCGTCCACGTCTGGCACTAGTGGAAGCGCAggtgggaaggaagagaaggagaaaaagaagaagtggggTTTGGGCAGCATGGTGAGAAAGGTGACTGGTGGAAGCGTGCCCAAGGTGGAAAAGGATAAGGATGAGGTCGTCACCGGTGTGCCCGTGGATTTCTATCTCGTCATT TTCCTCAAGTTCATCGCGAGTATCGTGCCTACTATTGAGGTAGACAGTACTACTTCCACTGCTCTCTAG
- a CDS encoding hypothetical protein (Match to ESTs gb|CF193107.1|CF193107, gb|CF193106.1|CF193106), with product MPKINVTFDDFDPLLVYSDYTQWSTPNPQDNPTWYNASENETGVPWHEATMHYTTTQGASFAFNFTASSAWIYGASGPSSSATNYTMTLDGTSSSHTAENTTSSDNTLGQGRTLLWSVQGLEEGEVHEVELRNEGGGVGVDLVVLEVDVGENTSNSTLDNTSPEISYTGTWDSNNGSFYGGSSSYTQGAGNEFSFNFTGSALYIYGDQVNDHGPYSIFFNASTIPYATYSGRSGCAVGGVEKSCEKLGTLKVFVGGLGEGEHQVRLINEGEGTYFDFDYLEYTTPSTYPSFTLDPTCANGICASSSSGNITTTAASGASGAATSATTSASSSSESSGANANLYSRERGYAGLGTGLLVGVMGVWGMRKMGWA from the exons ATGCCAAAAATCAACGTGACATTCGACGATTTTGATCCCCTCCTCGTTTACTCGGATTACACCCAATGGTCCACTCCGAACCCGCAAGACAACCCGACATGGTATAACGCGAGTGAAAACGAAACGGGCGTACCGTGGCATGAGGCTACCATGCACTACACCACCACCCAAGGCGCTTCATTCGCATTCAACTTTACAGCTTCATCAGCTTGGATATATGGTGCTTCCggtccttcctcttccgctaCCAACTATACAATGACGCTCGACGggacctcttcctcccatacAGCTGAAAATACGACCTCCTCCGATAACACGCTTGGTCAAGGGCGGACGTTGTTATGGAGTGTACAGgggctggaagaaggggaggtaCATGAAGTAGAGTTGAGGAATGAGGGGGGCGGGGTGGGAGTGGATCTGGTTGTGCTGGAAGTTGATGTAGGTGAGAATACGAGTAACTCGACGCTGGATAATACTAGCCCTGAGATCAGTTACACTGGGACGTGGGATAGCAATAATGGGAGTTTTTATGGAGGTTCCAGCTCGTACACCCAAGGTGCAGGCAATGAGTTTTCTTTCAATTTCACCG GCTCTGCGCTGTATATCTACGGTGATCAGGTCAACGATCACGGCCCATAttccatctttttcaacGCCTCTACCATCCCTTACGCGACGTATAGTGGCCGGTCAGGATGTGCCGTCGGTGGCGTGGAGAAGAGCTGTGAGAAGTTGGGGACTCTGAAGGTATTCGTAGGTGGGCTTGGAGAGGGGGAACACCAAGTCAGGTTGATCAATGAGGGTGAGGGAACTTATTTCG ATTTTGATTACCTCGAATATACCACTCCGTCGACTTATCCCTCTTTCACCCTTGATCCAACCTGCGCCAACGGTATTTGcgcgtcttcctcttccggcAATATCACCACTACCGCAGCATCCGGAGCCTCTGGTGCGGCCACAAGCGCAACTACTTCTGCGTCTTCATCTAGCGAGAGTAGTGGTGCAAATGCCAACTTGTACAGTCgtgaaagaggatatgCAGGGTTGGGGACTGGGCTTTTGGTAGGGGTCATGGGCGTTTGGGGTATGAGAAAGATGGGTTGGGCATAA
- a CDS encoding hypothetical protein (HMMPfam hit to R3H, R3H domain, score: 37.5, E(): 3.8e-08; HMMPfam hit to RRM_1, RNA recognition motif. (a.k.a. RRM, RBD, or RNP domain), score: 37.7, E(): 3.2e-08): protein MNTHSPPLLGLQALAVSPPAYPPAYRYNPVFGAPPAASPDWSPANKRSSRGLPNNWYDPHEYRPRRSLPAPNLSPPSSVPTTASNPRQPYPYQPYPDGAFPTPMDIVRTPSPPIGYAPIGFAGAYAVSRQHPQASHPADGWRNGYAMPAIPTQDDDVIPTAIVIKNIPFAVTRETLLGVMESLGAPLPYAFNYHHDNGVFRGLAFANFRAPDEAASVVAALNGYDVQGRKLRVEYKKVLQPGEKDKIEREKALKRMRSLQFDRKEMPPPLTLPTRHQQPPTLAGYDQSPPHSASAASTNSNSQADSLPSTLDMNDPMTLDIYSRVLVFKEDRMRDELAFSKNLSPTERRIVHLVAQRLGLTSVTRGEEEQCVVVTREPQRPALLSTTSLTSPTYLLPYGSQQNSASSSGGGGGGGSGDPSPNLRYKKSMPDLRGFNGPAVARDPARSLNPQRSSGNIREMGREYASMGAVGGRRLNGHASAATLNVNGQNHPYGNGSGREQGYGAFNGLFGNSVNDIPPVPPLPSGLGMHNKMYSVSSVHNVNGIGHGHTHSHSYSQTHSHAQNGRVSPEDLLSPTSTTSFSGQQQIPSPQPQPSQSQQSQSSQPPSSQTASQSQSQSQSQPLRNPRGPAGESRGFGGTQSSLNGISGLGGLKSVASRNMLGGGGGAGSGSAPGPPGSVIGGAPVSSSPASTGSASVGTGGYERDTEETMRTRENLDI from the exons ATGAACACGCACTCCCCCCCCCTCCTCGGCCTCCAGGCGCTCGCCGTCTCCCCGCCCGCCTACCCGCCCGCCTACCGCTACAACCCCGTGTTCGGCGCCCCCCCCGCCGCCAGCCCAGACTGGTCCCCCGCGAACAAGCGCAGCTCCCGTGGCCTGCCTAAT AACTGGTACGACCCCCACGAGTACCGGCCCCGACGGTCCCTCCCCGCCCCCAACCTCtcccccccctcctccGTCCCCACCACGGCCTCCAACCCCCGCCAGCCGTACCCGTACCAGCCCTACCCCGACGGCGCCTTCCCCACGCCCATGGACATCGTCCGCACCCCCTCGCCCCCCATCGGCTACGCCCCCATCGGCTTCGCGGGCGCCTACGCCGTTTCCCGCCAGCACCCGCAGGCGTCCCACCCCGCCGACGGGTGGAGGAACGGCTACGCCATGCCCGCCATCCCCACGCAGGACGACGATGTCATCCCGACCGCCATCGTGATCAAGAACATTCCATTCGCCGTCACCCGCGAGACACTGCTGGGCGTGATGGAGTCCCTTGGCGCGCCGCTCCCCTACGCATTCAACTACCACCACGACAACGGTGTCTTCCGCGGACTGGCGTTTGCAAATTTCCGCGCGCCAGACGAAGCAGCGAGTGTGGTTGCCGCCTTGAACGGGTACGATGTCCAGGGGCGGAAACTGCGGGTCGAATACAAAAAGGTCCTGCAGCCCGGcgaaaaggacaagatTGAGCGGGAAAAGGCGTTGAAGCGGATGAGGAGCCTGCAGTTTGACCGCAAAGAGATGCCTCCTCCGCTCACCCTTCCTACCAGACACCAGCAGCCCCCGACGCTTGCCGGCTACGACCAGTCGCCACCCCATTCCGCATCCGCCGCGTCGACCAACTCCAACTCGCAGGCCGACAGTCTCCCGTCCACGCTCGACATGAACGACCCCATGACGCTTGACATTTACTCCAGGGTCTTGGTCTTCAAAGAAGACCGGATGCGGGACGAGCTCGCGTTCTCAAAGAACCTCTCCCCGACCGAACGTCGTATAGTCCATCTCGTCGCGCAAAGGCTTGGACTCACAAGCGTCACCcgtggcgaggaagaacagTGCGTCGTGGTCACCCGCGAACCGCAACGTCCCGCCCTCCTGTCGACCACCTCTCTCACATCCCCCACCTATCTCCTCCCTTATGGCTCCCAACAAAAttccgcttcctccagcggcggcggcggcggcggcggatCGGGCGACCCGTCACCGAATTTGAGGTACAAGAAATCCATGCCCGACTTGCGAGGCTTCAACGGCCCCGCCGTAGCGCGTGATCCTGCGAGGAGCTTGAACCCACAGAGAAGTTCAGGAAACATTCGAGAGATGGGTAGAGAGTATGCGAGCATGGGCGCAGtcggaggaaggaggttgaaCGGGCATGCTTCCGCAGCGACGCTGAATGTCAACGGCCAGAATCATCCCTATGGGAACGGGAGCGGACGAGAACAAGGGTATGGAGCGTTCAACGGCCTGTTTGGAAACTCGGTCAATGATATCCCGCCCGTCCCGCCTCTTCCCAGTGGATTGGGGATGCATAACAAAATGTACTCCGTCAGCAGCGTCCATAATGTGAACGGGATCGGCCATGGCCATACCCACTCCCATTCTTATTCCCAAACCCATTCGCATGCGCAGAATGGACGAGTCTCGCCCGAGGACTTGCTCTCCCCAACTTCTACCACCAGTTTCTCGGGACAGCAGCAAATACCCTCTCCCCAACCTCAGCCTTCTCAATCCCAGCAGTCGCAGTCTTCCCaacctccatcatctcagACCGCTTCTCAGTCCCAGTCCCAGTCCCAATCTCAACCACTTCGCAACCCGCGTGGACCAGCCGGCGAATCCCGCGGATTCGGCGGTACCCAGTCATCTCTCAACGGTATCAGCGGCCTTGGCGGTCTGAAATCTGTGGCGAGTAGGAATATGttgggcggcggcggcggcgccGGTTCGGGCTCCGCCCCCGGTCCTCCCGGTTCAGTTATCGGTGGAGCGCCCGTCTCGTCTTCGCCCGCTTCGACAGGTAGTGCGAGCGTTGGAACCGGAGGGTACGAGAGGGATACAGAGGAaacgatgaggacgagggaGAATTTGGATATTTAA
- a CDS encoding hypothetical protein (Match to ESTs gb|CF191753.1|CF191753, gb|CF189963.1|CF189963, gb|CF188734.1|CF188734), producing the protein MSDNAAFKFGSFDYICEHAALVVCPMLGDQQGMAPTCYSRNVQLGSQIIFQPATCILHIAALVMATIMLLHVRSKYTAVGRKEIVLFFYMYIWVELFAIFLDSAIIPTANKVYPWFAAIYAGSVGALYWCLLLNGFVGFQFHEDGTPMSLWFLRISSLVVGAVCFGIPVATFKGTSSSMSPTNTVGLFITYLVFPCVCVLIYFISQMLLVVRTLDDRWVIGDLVFMAGFYIAGVLLLVTFSVTICDAVKHYVDGVFFSTLAFLFAVMMVYKYWDSITKEDLEFSVGSKQAVWDVKDPLLATGMEYYEDDAQSAYRGAGGSLVGGYNGNQYYGNQPGYAQSAYGQQGYGQYGAGGGYGQGHY; encoded by the exons TTACAGCCGAAACGTCCAACTGGGTAGTCAGATTATCTTCCAGCCGG CAACATGCATCCTGCACATTGCTGCGTTGGTCATGGCGACCATCATGCTCCTTCACGTCCGTTCCAAATATACCGCTGTTGGCCGAAAAGAAATTGTCCTGTTTTTCTACATGTACATTTGGGTCGAGCTCTTCGCCATCTTCCTAGATTccgccatcatccccaCCGCCAACAAGGTCTACCCT TGGTTCGCGGCGATATACGCGGGTAGCGTCGGCGCGTTGTATTGGTGTCTTCTTTTGAACGGTTTTGTCGGGTTTCAATTCCATGAAGACGGTACACCCATGTCACTATGGTTCCTTCGTATCTCCTCACTTGTCGTCGGTGCCGTCTGTTTTGGTATCCCAGTTGCTACATTCAAGGgaacctcctcttccatgtCACCGACAAATACTGTGGGATTGTTCATCACGTACTTGGTATTCCCTTGTGTGTGTGTCTTGATCTATTTTATCTCGCAGATGTTGTTAGTGGTTAGGACTTTGGATGACCGATGG GTTATTGGTGATCTCGTTTTCATGGCTGGTTTCTATATCGCCGGTGTCCTTCTGTTGGTCACCTTCTCAGTAACAATTTGTGACGCTGTTAAGCACTACGTCGATGGCG TTTTCTTCTCTaccctcgccttccttttcGCCGTCATGATGGTCTACAAATACTGGGACT CTATTACCAAGGAAGATCTTGAGTTCTCCGTTGGCTCTAAGCAAGCTGTATGGGACGTCAAAGACCCCCTCCTTGCC ACCGGTATGGAATACTACGAAGACGATGCCCAATCAGCATACCGCGGGGCCGGTGGATCCCTCGTTGGCGGATACAACGGTAACCAATACTATGGTAACCAACCTGGCTACGCTCAGAGCGCGTATGGGCAGCAAGGGTATGGCCAATATGGTGCCGGCGGCGGGTATGGGCAAGGACATTACTAG